One segment of Nostoc piscinale CENA21 DNA contains the following:
- a CDS encoding NYN domain-containing protein — MSYAKTTELNGSGSIIQVQPTETEQKLVCYSFAHPTETAVLLLDAENLQINSETEKFLTTVCTCPIQIKIAFANWCSMGKLDVELHGRGYDLIHVPVGKDNADGKMIAFGSSIYERYPKAREVLVCSSDKVMTNLCNHLRQHGLIVYQVSHQGEDITVLNSATGKLVRKNANVLEIPAIAQFIQQIKELIKTEQTRTHSHWVKLAIISQNYKNKYKISITQVAEKYFPGKKSREIFEQYPAEFVLHQVEQNAPVHITLFEIAADQADITEHPKASINSKADLEQALKNIIYQLTSNSPGNYIDIGTLGSEFKQQYDKPITEQIKSLQLSGNFIKFLQSCSSYQLKQTAKGWQIAVK, encoded by the coding sequence ATGAGCTATGCTAAAACAACTGAGTTGAATGGCTCAGGTAGTATCATCCAAGTGCAGCCTACTGAAACCGAACAAAAACTTGTCTGTTATTCTTTTGCTCATCCAACGGAAACGGCAGTTTTATTATTAGATGCAGAAAACTTACAAATCAACTCGGAAACTGAAAAGTTTTTAACAACAGTTTGTACATGCCCAATTCAAATTAAAATTGCCTTTGCTAATTGGTGTAGTATGGGTAAACTAGATGTTGAATTGCATGGACGTGGTTACGATTTAATTCATGTACCCGTAGGTAAAGATAACGCTGATGGAAAAATGATTGCCTTTGGTTCATCTATTTATGAAAGATATCCAAAGGCGAGAGAAGTTTTAGTTTGTTCTTCTGATAAAGTGATGACTAATTTATGTAATCATCTCCGGCAACATGGATTAATAGTATATCAAGTCAGTCACCAAGGTGAAGATATCACCGTATTAAATAGTGCTACAGGCAAACTGGTGAGGAAGAATGCTAATGTACTTGAAATACCAGCGATCGCCCAATTTATTCAACAAATTAAAGAGTTAATTAAAACAGAGCAAACCCGTACTCATAGTCATTGGGTTAAGTTGGCTATTATCTCACAAAATTATAAAAATAAGTATAAAATAAGTATTACTCAAGTAGCTGAAAAATACTTTCCTGGTAAGAAATCTAGGGAAATATTTGAGCAATATCCGGCAGAATTTGTGCTGCATCAAGTTGAGCAAAATGCCCCGGTACATATCACATTATTTGAAATTGCGGCTGATCAAGCTGATATAACTGAACATCCAAAGGCAAGTATTAATAGTAAAGCAGATTTAGAACAAGCACTAAAAAATATTATTTATCAATTAACTAGTAACTCGCCTGGAAATTACATTGACATTGGGACTTTAGGTAGTGAATTTAAGCAGCAATATGATAAACCCATTACAGAACAAATTAAAAGCTTGCAATTAAGTGGCAATTTCATTAAATTTTTGCAATCATGTAGCTCTTATCAACTCAAGCAAACAGCAAAAGGTTGGCAAATAGCAGTTAAATAA
- a CDS encoding DUF1338 domain-containing protein: protein MNPELASSLWESLWQEYKARVNYAQIYEKMIINAGGTVANDHIAFRSLRLLVDSPQGKINLGINHLAQIAEALGYEVAGEYTFTATHLYARHYQHPQAAEFDLPKLFISELIVDELPENIARLIYQTVSKIPDAMLSFWTPIFSDEQQLKQIFSRPWQVPRRSVVEEVNKITQYGAWVLLHGYAVNHFTGYINRQNTPAYPDIDTTVEALAKLGVPMKAEIEGDVSCGLRQTATHAVSEMVIVLDDSSQAEIQIPWTYAYYELAQRYIVELEPGKPELFQAFLGRNAQQLFEMTRKMA, encoded by the coding sequence ATGAACCCCGAACTCGCATCGTCCCTCTGGGAATCACTTTGGCAAGAATACAAAGCCAGAGTCAATTATGCTCAAATTTACGAAAAAATGATTATAAATGCGGGTGGAACCGTTGCCAACGACCATATTGCTTTTCGGTCTTTGCGGTTGCTAGTCGATAGTCCCCAAGGAAAGATTAACTTAGGAATCAACCACTTAGCACAAATAGCCGAAGCATTAGGTTACGAAGTTGCAGGTGAATATACATTTACCGCTACCCATCTTTATGCACGTCACTATCAACATCCACAAGCAGCAGAATTCGATTTACCCAAACTCTTTATTAGTGAATTAATTGTTGATGAATTACCAGAAAATATTGCCCGACTCATTTATCAAACAGTCTCCAAAATTCCCGACGCAATGCTTTCTTTCTGGACACCGATTTTCTCAGATGAACAACAATTAAAGCAAATCTTTTCTCGTCCTTGGCAAGTTCCCCGACGTTCCGTGGTGGAGGAAGTGAATAAAATCACTCAATATGGTGCTTGGGTATTGTTGCATGGTTACGCCGTCAACCACTTTACAGGATATATTAACCGCCAAAATACCCCTGCATATCCTGATATAGATACTACTGTTGAGGCTTTGGCGAAATTAGGTGTCCCGATGAAAGCCGAAATTGAAGGTGATGTAAGTTGTGGTTTACGCCAAACTGCAACCCACGCCGTCTCAGAAATGGTGATAGTCTTAGATGACAGCAGTCAAGCAGAAATCCAAATTCCTTGGACTTACGCTTATTATGAACTTGCCCAGCGTTACATAGTAGAATTGGAACCGGGAAAACCAGAACTTTTTCAGGCTTTTTTGGGCAGAAACGCTCAACAGTTATTTGAAATGACTAGGAAAATGGCCTAA
- a CDS encoding DMT family transporter, which produces MISSWICLITAILFEVAGTTSMKLSEGFTRTIPSVLIFVCYGICFSFLTLALKKIEVSIAYSVWSGLGTTVIATIGVIWFRESMSLVKFISIALIIVGVIGVNSAK; this is translated from the coding sequence ATGATAAGTAGTTGGATCTGTCTCATTACAGCAATATTATTTGAAGTCGCTGGGACAACTTCTATGAAATTGTCTGAGGGATTTACAAGAACTATTCCCTCAGTATTAATTTTTGTTTGTTATGGAATATGTTTTAGCTTTTTAACTTTAGCTCTCAAAAAAATTGAAGTCAGCATTGCTTATTCTGTTTGGTCTGGTTTAGGAACAACTGTAATCGCTACTATTGGTGTAATTTGGTTTCGAGAATCGATGTCTCTGGTTAAATTTATATCAATAGCTTTAATTATTGTTGGTGTGATTGGGGTAAATTCTGCTAAATAA
- a CDS encoding L,D-transpeptidase family protein, with the protein MYYDLKPVKSYPVVFGSNSVGDKYGEGDKRTPEGILKVRDLYPHPQWSKFIWLDYPNGQSWRKHFQAKINGKLAWHIPIGGQVGIHGVPIGTDKMISDRYNWTLGCPSLKNQDVDELYQWVEKDTVVEILP; encoded by the coding sequence TTGTACTATGACCTCAAACCAGTCAAATCTTACCCAGTAGTGTTTGGTAGTAACTCTGTGGGTGATAAGTACGGTGAAGGCGATAAAAGAACACCGGAAGGAATTTTAAAAGTTAGAGATTTGTATCCTCATCCACAATGGTCAAAATTTATTTGGTTAGACTATCCCAATGGTCAATCTTGGCGGAAGCATTTTCAAGCAAAGATTAATGGTAAGTTAGCTTGGCACATTCCGATTGGTGGGCAAGTTGGTATACATGGTGTCCCAATCGGTACTGATAAAATGATTAGCGATCGCTACAATTGGACTTTGGGTTGTCCTTCCTTAAAAAATCAAGATGTCGATGAACTGTATCAATGGGTCGAAAAAGATACAGTAGTTGAAATTTTACCTTAA
- the cysE gene encoding serine O-acetyltransferase, with protein MLSTLRADFRIIFERDPAARNWLEVLVCYPGLQALIFHRLAHWLHHLGLPFIPRFISHFSRFLTGIEIHPGATIGQGVFIDHGMGVVIGETAIVGDYALIYQGVTLGGTGKQSGKRHPTVGENVVVGAGAKVLGNIHIGNNVRIGAGSVVLRDVPSDCTVVGIPGRIVYRSGVRVAPLEHNNLPDSEAEVIRALVDRIETLEQQIQTLQQLQTAAKTPVLVGCVAVNEPEPKPEAPLCSLRDKAIQQFLDGAGI; from the coding sequence GTGCTATCTACTCTACGTGCCGATTTCCGCATCATTTTTGAACGTGACCCAGCCGCCCGTAACTGGTTAGAGGTTTTGGTTTGTTACCCTGGCTTGCAAGCCCTAATTTTTCACCGACTGGCTCACTGGCTACATCACCTTGGTCTTCCCTTTATTCCCCGCTTCATTTCTCACTTCTCTAGATTTTTGACTGGTATCGAAATTCACCCAGGTGCAACCATTGGCCAAGGGGTATTTATTGACCACGGTATGGGTGTAGTCATTGGTGAAACTGCAATTGTGGGTGATTATGCTCTGATTTATCAAGGTGTCACTTTGGGAGGAACTGGTAAACAAAGTGGTAAACGCCATCCTACAGTCGGTGAAAATGTTGTGGTTGGTGCTGGTGCAAAGGTATTAGGCAATATTCACATTGGTAATAACGTCCGCATTGGTGCTGGGTCAGTTGTCCTGAGAGATGTGCCTTCTGATTGTACAGTGGTTGGGATTCCCGGCCGGATTGTCTATCGTTCTGGAGTCCGCGTTGCACCTTTGGAACACAACAATTTACCCGACTCGGAAGCGGAAGTAATTCGCGCTTTAGTCGATCGCATTGAAACTTTAGAACAACAAATTCAAACTCTACAGCAACTACAGACTGCTGCTAAAACTCCTGTATTAGTTGGTTGTGTTGCTGTTAACGAGCCTGAACCAAAACCAGAAGCGCCTTTGTGTAGCCTCAGAGATAAAGCCATACAACAATTTCTTGATGGCGCAGGTATTTAA
- the coaE gene encoding dephospho-CoA kinase (Dephospho-CoA kinase (CoaE) performs the final step in coenzyme A biosynthesis.), whose protein sequence is MTKRIIGLTGGIATGKSTVANYLASAYNLPIFDADIYARDAVSIGSPILKAIAQRYGEQILLPDGNLNRQKLGEIIFQNQQERQWVEDLIHPYVGNCFLEAIATSTAETLVFVIPLLFEAKMTHLVTEIWVVSCSETQQLQRLIQRNHLHPAQAQARMQSQLPLAEKISRADVVLDNSSTPESLLIQVDVAFQKNTNLS, encoded by the coding sequence ATGACCAAACGCATCATCGGTTTAACTGGAGGAATTGCTACAGGTAAAAGCACTGTTGCTAATTATTTAGCCAGTGCTTATAATCTGCCGATTTTTGATGCTGATATTTATGCTAGGGATGCAGTATCTATTGGTTCACCTATTTTAAAGGCGATCGCTCAACGTTACGGTGAACAAATATTACTTCCTGATGGTAATCTCAACCGTCAAAAATTAGGCGAAATTATTTTTCAAAATCAACAAGAACGCCAATGGGTAGAAGATTTGATTCACCCTTATGTGGGTAACTGTTTTCTAGAAGCAATTGCAACATCTACCGCAGAAACTTTGGTGTTTGTGATTCCACTGCTGTTTGAAGCAAAAATGACACATTTAGTTACAGAAATTTGGGTAGTAAGTTGTTCAGAAACACAACAGTTGCAAAGATTAATCCAGCGCAATCATCTTCATCCAGCACAAGCACAAGCTAGAATGCAAAGCCAACTACCTTTAGCCGAAAAAATATCCCGTGCTGATGTTGTTTTAGATAACTCTTCTACCCCAGAATCGTTGTTGATTCAGGTGGATGTGGCTTTCCAAAAAAATACAAATTTATCATAA
- the hppD gene encoding 4-hydroxyphenylpyruvate dioxygenase, with the protein MEIAHVHFYVEDAAFWRDWFIYYLGFTAVNSGISSAHTRTERVQSGAVCFLLSSPLLPTSPVADFLRLHPPGVADIAFTVPDVEVAIAQAVAQGATILEPIQEYPGYRCGKIAAWGGMTHTLIEKSASVNWEARDRPMFSAIDHIVLNVPVGELESAVAWYKNVLDLQAQQAFKIKTDRSGLYSQVLVSRNGSVQLPINEPTSRNSQIQEFLDVNRGAGIQHIALRTSNLIGAIAQLRSRGLSLLSVPQTYYSQLKKRTEFPLSPLELEAIAQQEILVDWQANTQNALLLQIFTQPIFGQPTFFFEFIERRFQAQGFGEGNFRALFEAIESEQIKRGTLHFE; encoded by the coding sequence ATGGAAATTGCTCACGTTCATTTCTATGTAGAAGATGCCGCATTTTGGCGGGATTGGTTCATATACTATCTAGGATTTACCGCAGTTAATAGTGGAATAAGTTCAGCACACACTCGTACTGAAAGGGTGCAGAGTGGGGCTGTTTGCTTTTTACTATCTTCACCATTATTGCCGACAAGTCCGGTAGCAGATTTTTTGCGCTTACATCCTCCTGGGGTGGCGGATATTGCTTTTACTGTACCAGATGTGGAGGTTGCGATCGCTCAAGCAGTAGCCCAAGGTGCGACAATCTTAGAACCCATCCAAGAATATCCCGGCTATAGATGCGGTAAAATTGCGGCTTGGGGAGGGATGACTCATACTTTGATAGAAAAATCAGCCAGTGTGAATTGGGAAGCACGCGATCGCCCCATGTTTAGCGCCATTGATCATATAGTTTTAAATGTACCAGTTGGTGAGTTAGAATCTGCTGTGGCTTGGTACAAAAACGTCTTAGATTTGCAAGCGCAACAAGCATTTAAAATTAAAACTGATCGCTCTGGATTGTACAGCCAAGTGCTAGTTTCTCGGAATGGCAGTGTACAATTACCAATTAATGAACCAACTTCTCGTAATTCGCAAATTCAAGAGTTTTTGGATGTAAATCGCGGCGCAGGTATTCAACACATTGCTTTGCGAACATCAAACTTAATTGGTGCGATCGCGCAATTACGTAGCCGTGGTTTATCTTTATTGTCGGTTCCCCAGACTTATTACTCTCAGTTAAAAAAGCGGACAGAATTTCCCTTATCACCCTTAGAATTAGAAGCGATCGCCCAACAAGAAATTTTAGTAGATTGGCAAGCTAATACCCAAAACGCATTATTACTACAAATTTTTACTCAACCTATTTTTGGACAGCCAACATTTTTCTTTGAGTTTATTGAACGACGTTTTCAAGCACAAGGTTTTGGCGAAGGTAATTTTCGTGCTTTATTTGAAGCCATTGAAAGCGAACAAATAAAACGTGGAACTTTGCACTTTGAATAA
- a CDS encoding NAD(P)-dependent oxidoreductase, producing the protein MKVAFLGTGLMGQPMAQRLLAANIQVVAYNRTPEKLAPLQAAGAEIAAQPRQAIRAADCIILMLTNAAAIYQVLLSDTAWRTLEGRTIIQMGTITPTESQEIRDTIIGGGGEYIEAPVLGSIPEAKSGQLIVMVGATPDQYQRHLQLLQNFGPEPLLIGPVGTAAALKLSLNQLIASLTTSFALSLAFLQRQGVNIESFMQVLRQSSLYAPTFDKKLQRMLEEDYANPNFPTKHLLKDTDLFISEAKALGLDLSSIESVRHILATAMKMSFANDDYSSIFSAIKEWGDSGAE; encoded by the coding sequence ATGAAGGTGGCATTTCTGGGAACTGGACTGATGGGACAACCAATGGCTCAAAGGTTGTTAGCAGCCAACATACAAGTAGTTGCCTACAATCGCACCCCAGAAAAATTAGCACCATTACAAGCAGCCGGCGCGGAAATTGCCGCCCAACCCCGTCAGGCCATTCGTGCTGCTGATTGCATTATTTTGATGCTGACTAATGCCGCAGCCATTTATCAAGTCTTACTTTCAGATACAGCTTGGCGTACCCTAGAAGGACGCACAATTATTCAGATGGGGACAATTACACCCACCGAAAGCCAAGAAATTCGAGATACCATCATTGGTGGTGGTGGTGAATATATAGAAGCACCAGTATTAGGAAGTATTCCCGAAGCCAAAAGCGGGCAATTAATTGTTATGGTAGGCGCAACCCCAGATCAATACCAAAGACATTTACAATTACTGCAAAATTTTGGCCCAGAACCTTTACTAATTGGCCCTGTGGGGACAGCCGCCGCCTTAAAATTATCCCTCAATCAATTAATTGCTTCTTTAACAACTAGCTTTGCCCTCAGTTTGGCTTTTTTACAGCGTCAAGGTGTCAATATTGAATCTTTTATGCAGGTTTTACGCCAAAGTTCTTTGTATGCACCGACTTTTGATAAAAAGCTGCAAAGAATGTTAGAAGAAGACTATGCTAACCCCAATTTTCCGACAAAACATTTGCTCAAAGATACAGACTTATTTATCTCAGAAGCCAAAGCTTTAGGTTTAGACCTCAGCAGCATTGAGTCTGTGCGACACATTTTAGCTACAGCCATGAAAATGTCATTTGCTAATGATGATTATTCATCAATCTTTTCCGCAATTAAAGAATGGGGAGATTCTGGGGCGGAGTGA
- the cynS gene encoding cyanase has protein sequence MSIPALTQKLLAAKKLKGLTFTDLEQVLGRDEVWIAALFYRQATASLEEAQKLADVLGLDSEDIAELISYPTKGLGPVVPTDPLIYRFYEIMQVYGLPMKEVIQEKFGDGIMSAIDFTLDIEKVEDPKGDRVKVTMNGKFLPYKKW, from the coding sequence ATGTCAATTCCCGCATTAACTCAAAAGCTGCTGGCTGCAAAAAAACTCAAAGGATTAACCTTTACAGATTTAGAACAAGTTTTAGGACGAGATGAAGTCTGGATTGCGGCTTTGTTTTATCGTCAAGCAACAGCTTCTCTAGAGGAAGCACAAAAACTAGCTGATGTGTTAGGGCTTGATTCTGAAGATATTGCGGAACTAATTAGCTATCCCACCAAAGGTTTAGGCCCTGTCGTCCCTACCGATCCCTTAATTTATCGGTTCTACGAAATTATGCAAGTTTACGGTCTACCGATGAAAGAAGTGATTCAGGAAAAATTTGGTGATGGGATTATGAGTGCAATTGATTTTACCTTAGACATCGAAAAAGTAGAAGACCCCAAAGGCGATCGCGTTAAAGTCACAATGAATGGTAAATTCTTACCTTACAAGAAGTGGTAA
- a CDS encoding class I SAM-dependent methyltransferase, translated as MNSNPALCAAISDRIATSPQKRITFAEYMDMALYHPEHGYYASKAVNIGFKGGDFFTSVSLGVDFGELLAEQFVQMWEILGQPRPYSLVEMGAGQGLLALHILNYYQRHYPDFLPALEYVIVEKSPELQQEQQQRLQNYPVRWCNLADIPSNSITGCFFSNELVDAFSVHQFILQTGELREIYVTLPSDVEQDENYLLLEGEFQEIIGEISTPQLTKYFDLIGIDLAAKVYPDGYRSEINLAALDWLSIVADRLQRGYVVTVDYGYPAHRYYNPRRSQGTLQCYYQHRYHNNPYINLGRQDITAHVDFTALELWGEQCGLTKIGFTQQGLFLMALGLGDRIASLSQQDIAIAQLLQRRESLHQLIDPNGLGGFGVLIQSKGLQNQEILQPLKGLIVPK; from the coding sequence ATGAATTCTAACCCAGCGTTGTGTGCGGCCATTAGCGATCGCATTGCTACAAGTCCGCAAAAGCGAATTACCTTTGCGGAATACATGGATATGGCGTTATATCACCCTGAACATGGCTACTATGCCAGCAAAGCCGTCAACATTGGGTTTAAAGGTGGTGATTTTTTCACATCTGTTAGTCTCGGTGTTGATTTTGGCGAGTTACTAGCAGAACAGTTTGTGCAAATGTGGGAAATTTTAGGACAACCCCGGCCTTATTCCTTGGTAGAAATGGGAGCAGGTCAAGGACTGTTGGCGTTGCATATCCTCAACTATTATCAACGGCATTATCCTGATTTTTTACCAGCCTTAGAGTATGTGATTGTCGAAAAGTCTCCCGAATTGCAGCAAGAACAACAACAACGTTTGCAAAATTACCCTGTGCGGTGGTGCAATTTAGCAGATATACCGAGTAACTCCATCACTGGCTGCTTTTTTTCTAACGAACTAGTCGATGCTTTTTCAGTGCATCAGTTTATTTTACAAACTGGGGAACTGCGAGAAATTTATGTCACCTTACCATCTGATGTAGAGCAAGATGAAAATTATCTGCTGTTAGAAGGGGAGTTTCAAGAAATCATCGGGGAAATTTCTACACCGCAGTTGACAAAATATTTTGATTTGATAGGGATTGATTTAGCTGCAAAAGTCTACCCCGATGGCTACCGCAGTGAAATTAATTTAGCGGCTTTAGACTGGTTGAGTATAGTAGCAGACCGCTTGCAACGCGGCTATGTGGTAACAGTTGATTATGGCTATCCTGCCCATCGCTACTATAACCCCAGGCGATCGCAAGGAACCCTCCAGTGCTACTACCAGCATCGTTACCATAACAACCCCTACATTAATCTTGGGCGACAAGATATCACTGCCCATGTTGACTTTACCGCCTTAGAACTGTGGGGAGAGCAATGTGGTTTAACCAAAATTGGCTTTACCCAACAAGGTTTATTTTTGATGGCGTTGGGTTTAGGGGATAGAATAGCCTCACTTTCTCAGCAAGATATAGCGATCGCTCAATTGTTGCAAAGACGTGAATCACTCCACCAACTTATTGATCCCAATGGCTTGGGTGGCTTTGGAGTCCTCATCCAAAGTAAAGGACTTCAAAATCAGGAAATTTTGCAACCCCTGAAAGGATTAATTGTGCCAAAGTAA
- a CDS encoding murein hydrolase activator EnvC family protein: MRALKIIFLGFAYVLCVGLVLISVSAGYATTSASVDTLRQQQEQINQERQNVIQERDRLTNLHNAAKKRLTGINQNINTTSNQIQDSESRLAQANQRLQKLEADLAVAQRSYEERQVATVARLRYLQRSHASQGWAVLMQSQNISDFISRRHQLKLVYQADQKILAKLNVQALQINQQKTDVEQQKNEIALIRQQLLLQKADYQAQAQSQAELLQRLNSDRLALEAAENQLERDSHNLENLIEEKVAALEGRSKTNSRNSIIIRGTGMFAYPSNAPTSSPFGWRVHPILGYRRFHAGLDFAASYGSTIRAADSGTVIFAGWYGGYGRAVIIDHGNGLTTLYGHTSEVFVSEGQGVQRGQAIAAVGSTGFSTGPHLHFEVRRRGTPINPADFL; encoded by the coding sequence ATGAGAGCATTAAAAATTATTTTTCTGGGATTTGCTTATGTTTTGTGTGTTGGTTTGGTATTAATTTCCGTATCGGCGGGATATGCAACAACATCAGCCTCCGTGGATACCTTGCGACAACAGCAGGAACAAATTAATCAAGAACGCCAGAATGTGATTCAGGAACGCGATCGCTTGACTAATTTGCACAATGCTGCAAAAAAGCGTTTGACAGGGATCAACCAAAATATCAATACCACAAGTAATCAAATTCAAGATAGCGAATCACGGTTAGCCCAAGCCAATCAACGCCTACAAAAGCTAGAAGCCGATTTAGCTGTGGCGCAACGTAGCTACGAAGAAAGACAAGTCGCCACAGTCGCCAGATTGCGTTATCTTCAGCGATCGCACGCTAGTCAAGGCTGGGCAGTTTTAATGCAAAGCCAAAATATCAGTGACTTTATCAGCCGTCGTCACCAATTAAAGTTAGTCTATCAGGCAGACCAGAAAATTTTAGCCAAACTTAATGTCCAAGCACTGCAAATCAATCAGCAAAAAACTGATGTAGAACAACAAAAAAATGAAATTGCCTTAATTCGTCAGCAATTACTCTTACAAAAAGCAGATTATCAAGCTCAAGCACAGTCACAAGCAGAATTACTTCAACGCTTAAATAGCGATCGCCTCGCCTTAGAAGCAGCCGAAAATCAATTAGAAAGAGATTCCCATAATCTAGAAAACTTGATTGAAGAAAAAGTCGCCGCCTTAGAAGGACGCAGCAAAACCAACAGCCGCAATAGTATTATCATTCGCGGTACAGGAATGTTTGCTTATCCCAGCAATGCACCTACTAGCAGTCCCTTTGGCTGGCGAGTACACCCAATTCTAGGTTATCGGCGCTTTCATGCAGGTTTGGATTTTGCAGCTAGTTATGGTAGTACAATTCGCGCCGCCGATTCGGGAACTGTTATTTTTGCGGGGTGGTATGGTGGCTATGGTAGAGCGGTTATTATCGACCACGGTAACGGATTGACCACACTCTACGGACACACCAGCGAAGTGTTTGTTTCTGAAGGACAAGGAGTACAACGCGGACAAGCGATCGCGGCTGTCGGTTCCACAGGTTTTTCTACGGGGCCACACCTGCATTTTGAAGTACGTCGCCGTGGTACACCCATCAATCCGGCTGATTTTCTTTAA
- a CDS encoding TldD/PmbA family protein: MPTTLADAQNLVSDLISRYSSRVDYLMIRLEEAEGTDILLRGDKVETLSEGISIGGHIRACYKGGWGLSSFNQLSTIKERIEEAIAAARMVGDEETLLAPIDPVQAVCQLPLLGTDPRKISLSQKKQLCDRYTQLLKSVDTQITTTSVRYGDSAQRIIIATSEGTLIDQSWVDMEMRFAATARNGETVQTGRETTGSRKAYEDLINLDEQVKSAAQRAVAALSLPPVKGNTYTVVIDPILTGLFVHEAFGHLSEADMAYENPDLLEVMTIGRRFGPEELQIFDGAAPTGHRGSYFYDDEGTPATTTQLIQDGVLVGRLHSRETAGKLDEAPTGNARCLNYHFSPIVRMTNTWIEPGKTPVADLFTDIKEGVYARNWLGGMTNGEMFTFSAGEAWMIRNGKIAEPVRDVTLSGNVFQTLADIEAIGDDFYWDESGGCGKGGQNGLPVGCGGPSLRIRDVVVGGEV, translated from the coding sequence TGATTCGCCTAGAGGAAGCAGAAGGGACTGATATCTTGTTGCGTGGCGACAAGGTAGAAACCCTCAGTGAAGGTATTTCCATTGGTGGACATATTCGCGCTTGCTACAAAGGTGGCTGGGGTTTGAGCAGTTTTAACCAGCTTTCTACTATTAAAGAACGAATTGAAGAAGCGATCGCAGCTGCCCGGATGGTAGGTGATGAAGAAACTTTACTAGCGCCCATTGACCCAGTGCAAGCAGTCTGTCAATTACCTCTACTAGGTACAGATCCACGTAAAATTAGCCTATCGCAGAAAAAACAATTGTGCGATCGCTACACTCAACTATTAAAAAGTGTTGACACCCAAATTACTACAACTTCCGTTCGCTACGGTGATAGCGCCCAAAGAATCATCATTGCTACCTCCGAAGGTACACTGATTGACCAATCTTGGGTAGATATGGAAATGCGCTTCGCTGCCACCGCCAGAAACGGCGAAACCGTCCAAACCGGAAGAGAAACTACAGGTTCTCGTAAAGCCTACGAAGATTTAATAAATTTAGATGAACAAGTCAAAAGTGCAGCTCAAAGAGCAGTTGCAGCTTTATCTCTCCCACCAGTTAAAGGTAATACCTATACCGTAGTTATTGACCCCATCCTCACAGGTTTATTTGTTCATGAAGCTTTTGGTCATCTTTCCGAAGCTGATATGGCTTACGAAAACCCCGACTTACTCGAAGTTATGACCATCGGGCGGCGCTTTGGGCCAGAAGAACTACAAATTTTTGATGGTGCAGCCCCAACCGGACACCGTGGTAGTTATTTTTATGATGATGAAGGTACACCCGCCACAACCACCCAACTTATCCAAGATGGGGTTTTAGTCGGAAGGTTGCACTCACGAGAAACCGCCGGCAAATTAGACGAAGCCCCCACTGGTAACGCCCGTTGTCTCAATTATCACTTCAGCCCGATTGTCCGAATGACTAATACCTGGATAGAGCCAGGAAAAACGCCAGTCGCCGATTTATTTACAGATATCAAAGAAGGAGTCTACGCCCGTAACTGGTTGGGGGGGATGACTAATGGTGAAATGTTCACTTTTAGCGCCGGGGAAGCATGGATGATTAGAAACGGCAAAATTGCTGAACCTGTCAGAGATGTCACACTGTCGGGTAATGTTTTCCAAACCCTAGCTGATATTGAAGCAATTGGCGATGACTTCTACTGGGATGAGTCTGGTGGCTGTGGTAAGGGAGGGCAAAATGGTTTACCTGTAGGTTGTGGTGGCCCCAGCCTCCGCATTAGAGATGTCGTTGTAGGTGGAGAAGTTTAG